The following coding sequences are from one Natrarchaeobaculum sulfurireducens window:
- a CDS encoding MTH1187 family thiamine-binding protein produces MTVVALLSVAPVIEDSMAEEVAKAVDAIDEYDVEYETNPMGTVIEAEEIGELFAAAQAAHEAVDADRVSTVLKIDDKRTRETSAAEKVEAVEDALGRSPTSMDG; encoded by the coding sequence ATGACAGTAGTCGCATTGCTGAGCGTTGCACCGGTAATCGAAGACAGCATGGCAGAGGAGGTCGCGAAGGCAGTCGACGCCATCGACGAATACGACGTCGAGTACGAGACGAATCCAATGGGGACAGTGATCGAAGCCGAGGAGATCGGAGAACTGTTCGCCGCCGCTCAGGCGGCCCACGAAGCCGTCGACGCCGACCGTGTGAGTACCGTATTGAAAATCGATGACAAGCGCACGCGCGAGACGTCGGCCGCCGAGAAGGTCGAGGCCGTCGAAGACGCCCTCGGTCGTTCGCCGACCTCGATGGACGGCTGA
- a CDS encoding 50S ribosomal protein L23 — protein MSGIIEHPLVTEKAMNDMDFENKLQFVVNPDATKPEIADAVEARFEVSVDDVNTQLTMKGKKKATVKLSEDDDAQEVASRIGVF, from the coding sequence ATGAGCGGAATCATCGAACACCCACTGGTGACGGAGAAGGCGATGAACGACATGGACTTCGAGAACAAGCTCCAGTTCGTCGTCAATCCCGACGCCACCAAACCGGAGATCGCCGACGCCGTCGAAGCACGCTTCGAGGTTTCGGTCGACGACGTCAACACACAGCTGACCATGAAAGGCAAAAAGAAAGCGACCGTCAAACTGTCCGAGGACGACGACGCCCAGGAAGTCGCCTCGCGAATCGGGGTGTTCTAA
- a CDS encoding phosphate uptake regulator PhoU: protein METRKVQVTGGSTYTVSLPKDWATDNDVSSGTTVELYPEDDSLLLTPQSDVDRQEGTLDVSDLEGERLTRAVMTMYVSGFDIIRLEAGRITTDQRRAIRDATQSLVGVEILEETTDSVVIQDLLDSSELSIVNAVSRMRLIATSMLADAVTALVENDDDIAHDVIERDDDVDRLWLVVSRIFRATLRSPRAAEELGVPREDCFDFHSSARQLERVADHAAKISNLALKLDEIPDDVADALAALHDDASDVLEKAMDALFADETAEANQLGHAAREAVLEIDDHTRTIDDMLRELDPVQAQSLGLIVDSLSRSVDYGGNIAETALQKAAPRP, encoded by the coding sequence ATGGAGACGCGAAAGGTCCAGGTCACTGGGGGGTCAACGTATACGGTTTCTCTACCAAAAGATTGGGCGACCGACAACGACGTGAGCTCCGGGACGACGGTCGAGTTGTATCCTGAGGACGACTCCCTCTTGTTGACACCGCAAAGCGACGTCGACCGCCAGGAAGGGACGCTCGACGTCTCCGACCTCGAAGGTGAACGGCTCACCCGCGCGGTCATGACGATGTACGTCAGCGGTTTCGACATCATCCGACTCGAGGCCGGCCGAATCACGACCGACCAGCGTCGAGCGATCCGAGATGCCACCCAGAGTCTCGTCGGCGTCGAGATCTTAGAAGAGACGACCGACAGCGTCGTTATTCAGGACTTACTCGATTCTTCTGAGCTGTCGATCGTCAACGCCGTCTCACGGATGCGTCTGATCGCGACCTCGATGCTCGCGGACGCAGTGACTGCACTGGTCGAGAACGACGACGACATCGCTCACGACGTCATCGAACGCGACGACGACGTCGACCGACTCTGGCTCGTCGTCTCACGGATCTTCCGTGCGACGCTTCGTTCGCCACGTGCCGCAGAGGAACTCGGGGTTCCCCGTGAGGACTGCTTCGACTTCCACTCGAGCGCCCGACAACTCGAGCGCGTCGCCGACCACGCCGCGAAGATCAGCAACCTCGCGCTGAAACTCGACGAGATCCCTGACGACGTCGCCGACGCGCTCGCAGCGCTTCACGACGACGCGTCCGACGTCCTCGAGAAGGCGATGGACGCGCTGTTCGCCGACGAGACCGCCGAGGCCAACCAGCTCGGTCACGCCGCCCGCGAGGCCGTCCTCGAGATCGACGACCACACGCGAACGATCGACGACATGCTCAGAGAGCTCGATCCGGTTCAGGCGCAGTCGCTCGGACTCATCGTCGACTCGCTCTCCCGAAGTGTCGACTACGGTGGCAACATCGCAGAGACTGCGCTGCAGAAAGCAGCTCCACGCCCCTAA
- the pstA gene encoding phosphate ABC transporter permease PstA — protein MSAETPFSEGVEDIERKRKIGRAFVAICFASTLVGIVALVALIADVLYESWGWVTWEFLTYPPSQVVENFLPDGRGAGIYPALVGSIFLIALTAVFTIFLGVGAAIYLEEYAAESRLKSFIEANIANLAGVPSIVYGLLGLAIFVRAMQLGTSLIAGALTLTLLILPIVIVSSQEALRAVPDSQRQAAYGVGATQWQVIRDVVLPRALPGIMTGTILSLSRAIGETAPILMVGAATSLFVAPDGLTSPFSAMPMMIFEWAGHPEPEFQHIAAAGIVVLLTILLLMNLVAILIRNRYDPRT, from the coding sequence ATGAGCGCCGAAACGCCGTTCTCCGAGGGTGTCGAGGACATCGAGCGCAAACGCAAGATCGGTCGAGCGTTCGTTGCGATCTGTTTCGCCTCGACGCTGGTCGGCATCGTCGCGCTCGTCGCGTTGATCGCCGACGTCCTCTATGAGTCGTGGGGCTGGGTCACCTGGGAGTTTCTGACCTACCCGCCGTCGCAGGTCGTCGAAAACTTCCTGCCGGACGGACGGGGTGCCGGGATCTACCCCGCACTCGTCGGCTCGATCTTCCTGATCGCGCTCACCGCCGTCTTCACGATCTTCCTCGGCGTCGGCGCGGCGATCTACCTCGAGGAGTACGCCGCCGAAAGCCGGCTGAAGTCGTTCATCGAGGCGAACATCGCCAATCTGGCGGGCGTTCCCTCGATCGTCTACGGGCTGCTCGGGCTGGCGATCTTCGTCCGGGCGATGCAACTCGGGACCAGCCTCATCGCCGGTGCGCTGACGCTGACGCTTCTGATCCTGCCGATCGTCATTGTCTCGAGCCAGGAGGCACTCCGGGCGGTACCTGACTCCCAGCGCCAGGCGGCTTACGGTGTCGGTGCGACTCAATGGCAGGTCATCCGCGATGTCGTCTTGCCGCGGGCGCTGCCGGGGATCATGACGGGGACGATCCTTTCGCTGTCGCGGGCGATCGGTGAGACGGCACCGATTCTGATGGTCGGCGCGGCGACGTCGTTGTTCGTCGCCCCTGACGGGCTCACCAGTCCGTTCAGTGCGATGCCGATGATGATCTTCGAGTGGGCCGGCCACCCTGAACCGGAGTTCCAGCACATCGCGGCCGCCGGGATCGTCGTCTTGCTCACGATCTTGCTGCTGATGAACCTGGTCGCGATCCTCATCCGTAACCGGTACGATCCACGCACATGA
- a CDS encoding HalOD1 output domain-containing protein yields MQTELPSDDTTNGPRYDQANDRYVFHHDSDSTATITTTVVHALAAIADTDVSQGEFSLYDSVDPDALERLFSPKADGTERTGGHVAFTALDHEIYVYANGDVIVYPPTDTPRSGR; encoded by the coding sequence ATGCAAACGGAACTCCCATCCGACGATACTACGAACGGTCCCCGGTACGATCAGGCGAACGATCGCTACGTCTTCCACCACGATAGCGACAGTACCGCGACGATCACGACGACGGTCGTTCACGCCCTGGCAGCGATCGCCGACACCGACGTCTCACAGGGGGAGTTCTCCCTTTACGACAGCGTCGATCCGGACGCGCTCGAGCGACTGTTCAGCCCGAAAGCTGACGGCACGGAGCGGACTGGCGGCCACGTTGCGTTCACTGCGCTCGACCACGAGATCTACGTGTACGCGAACGGTGACGTAATCGTCTACCCGCCTACAGACACCCCTCGATCCGGTCGGTAA
- a CDS encoding putative RNA uridine N3 methyltransferase, with translation MTVSALVPSSLTREAEDKREATRKLGYVARAATIFRVNRLIVYPDPGGETGRFDGGFVSTVLRYAATPPYLRTEAWGKRDELEYAGILPPLRATSQTGSESNGSGSSRQGIVTEVGPDHRVRVNCGLQHPISLNVPPEMAVEEGERVTVRISSRRPVRAKLVDEPLPGLSVERTDLQAALSREDAGVCIAASRFGDPLTVGRLETLAGRTERDGMTVAFGAPERGLPDILGIEASAIQASSSADGVEEPSAPEDGVEPTDHGFDLWLNTVPDQGSEVVRTEEALFATLASLSLRA, from the coding sequence ATGACCGTCAGCGCGCTCGTGCCGTCGTCGCTCACCCGAGAAGCCGAGGACAAACGCGAGGCAACTCGCAAACTCGGATACGTCGCCCGCGCGGCGACGATCTTTCGGGTCAATCGCCTGATCGTCTACCCCGATCCTGGGGGCGAAACCGGGCGGTTCGACGGCGGGTTCGTCAGTACCGTTCTGCGGTACGCCGCAACACCCCCCTACCTCCGAACCGAGGCGTGGGGCAAGCGAGACGAACTGGAGTATGCGGGCATCCTGCCCCCGCTCCGCGCCACGTCACAGACCGGCTCCGAATCGAACGGTTCGGGGTCGTCAAGACAAGGGATCGTGACCGAGGTCGGACCTGATCATCGCGTCCGGGTCAATTGCGGCTTGCAACACCCGATCTCCCTCAACGTGCCACCAGAAATGGCGGTCGAGGAGGGAGAACGCGTGACAGTCAGGATCTCTTCGCGACGACCGGTCCGGGCGAAGCTCGTCGACGAGCCCCTTCCGGGGCTGTCGGTCGAGCGGACGGACCTACAGGCAGCACTCAGCCGTGAGGACGCCGGCGTCTGCATCGCAGCCTCCCGATTCGGTGATCCACTCACCGTGGGACGGCTCGAGACGCTGGCCGGACGCACCGAGCGAGACGGGATGACCGTCGCGTTCGGAGCGCCCGAGAGAGGGCTGCCAGATATCCTCGGCATCGAGGCGTCGGCCATTCAGGCGTCGTCCAGCGCGGACGGCGTCGAGGAACCGTCGGCTCCCGAGGACGGAGTCGAACCCACAGATCACGGGTTCGACCTCTGGCTGAACACGGTTCCCGATCAGGGAAGCGAGGTCGTGCGAACGGAGGAGGCTCTGTTCGCCACGCTCGCATCCCTCTCACTGAGAGCGTGA
- a CDS encoding PstS family phosphate ABC transporter substrate-binding protein yields MGHEPITDRAGTLSRRRFTLGAVGATLSGLAGCIARGEDSGLEGAISIDGSNTVFPHGAVVAEEFQWRNNRVEISVQGSGTGAGFQRFCEGETDIQNASREILEGDDDNEAVLCEENGIEYVGLETALDGIAVFVHPDNDLVDCLTVEELEAIWESGSDVDTWSDVRDEWPDEEIELYGRDPASGTFDYFTEALTGEVGNIRSDYSASADTNVIVRGVRGAQYALGFGGAGYYYENEDDLKLLAVDNGDGCVKPSRETVESEEYQPLTRPLYSYFRADAFDRDVVRSFARFFFEEVDGEATDADVVEDDETLTWTQWAARRVGFYGIPDEQVEASSEKLEDAIAEVTE; encoded by the coding sequence ATGGGACACGAGCCGATCACCGACCGGGCCGGCACCCTTTCTCGCCGGCGTTTCACACTCGGTGCCGTCGGAGCAACCCTTTCTGGACTGGCGGGCTGTATCGCGCGGGGGGAAGACAGCGGACTCGAGGGGGCGATCAGCATCGACGGGTCCAACACGGTGTTCCCTCACGGTGCAGTCGTTGCCGAAGAGTTCCAGTGGCGCAACAACCGCGTCGAGATCTCCGTACAGGGCTCCGGGACGGGTGCCGGTTTCCAGCGCTTCTGTGAGGGTGAAACCGACATTCAGAACGCGAGTCGAGAGATTCTCGAGGGTGACGACGACAACGAAGCCGTCCTCTGTGAGGAGAACGGAATCGAGTACGTTGGACTCGAGACGGCACTCGACGGGATCGCCGTCTTCGTCCACCCGGACAACGACTTGGTTGACTGTCTGACCGTCGAGGAACTCGAGGCGATCTGGGAGTCGGGGTCTGACGTCGACACCTGGAGTGACGTCCGCGACGAGTGGCCCGACGAGGAGATCGAACTTTACGGTCGCGACCCAGCGTCGGGGACGTTCGATTACTTCACCGAAGCGCTCACCGGCGAGGTCGGAAACATCCGTTCTGATTACTCCGCGAGTGCGGACACCAACGTCATCGTTCGCGGCGTCCGAGGGGCACAGTACGCACTCGGGTTCGGCGGCGCGGGGTACTACTACGAGAACGAAGACGACCTCAAACTCCTCGCCGTCGACAACGGCGACGGCTGCGTCAAACCGTCGCGAGAGACAGTCGAAAGCGAGGAGTACCAGCCGCTGACCCGGCCGCTGTACAGCTACTTCCGGGCTGATGCGTTCGACAGAGACGTCGTCCGCTCGTTCGCCCGGTTCTTCTTCGAGGAGGTCGACGGCGAGGCGACCGATGCCGACGTCGTCGAGGACGACGAGACGCTCACCTGGACTCAGTGGGCGGCCAGACGGGTCGGCTTCTACGGGATTCCGGACGAACAGGTCGAAGCGAGCAGCGAGAAACTCGAGGACGCGATCGCAGAGGTGACCGAATGA
- a CDS encoding 50S ribosomal protein L3, whose product MPQKNAPRKGSLGFGPRQRATSEVPRFNSWPDDDGQPTLQGFAGYKAGMTHVVMVDDKANSSTEGMETTVPVTIVETPPMRAVALRAYEDTPYGKKPVTEVWTTEFVDELERVLDTPGDDYDADAAEDELRGLLEEGRVDDVRVITHTVPSEISSVPKKKPDVMETRVGGGSVEERVDFALELLEDGGDHVMNDVFRAGEYVDASGVTKGKGTQGPVKRWGVQKRKGKHARQGWRRRIGNLGPWNPSRVRSTVPQQGQTGYHQRTELNKRLVDIGDGDDASVDGGFVNYGEVDGPHALIKGSLPGPNKRLVRFRPAIRPGDQPRLDPEVRYVSTASNQG is encoded by the coding sequence ATGCCACAAAAAAACGCACCACGCAAAGGCTCACTCGGGTTCGGCCCACGACAGCGTGCGACCAGCGAGGTCCCACGCTTTAACTCGTGGCCGGACGACGATGGACAGCCGACGCTCCAGGGCTTCGCGGGCTATAAGGCCGGCATGACCCACGTCGTTATGGTCGACGACAAAGCGAACTCGTCGACCGAGGGAATGGAGACGACCGTTCCCGTGACGATCGTGGAGACGCCGCCAATGCGCGCGGTCGCTCTGCGAGCGTACGAAGACACGCCATACGGTAAGAAACCGGTCACCGAGGTCTGGACCACCGAGTTCGTCGACGAACTCGAGCGCGTCCTCGACACCCCCGGTGACGACTACGACGCCGACGCCGCCGAAGACGAACTTCGGGGCCTCCTCGAGGAGGGTCGCGTCGACGACGTTCGCGTCATCACACACACGGTTCCTTCCGAGATCTCCTCGGTACCGAAAAAGAAACCGGACGTGATGGAAACGCGCGTCGGCGGCGGCTCCGTCGAGGAACGCGTCGACTTCGCCCTCGAGTTGCTCGAGGACGGCGGCGATCACGTCATGAACGACGTGTTCCGCGCCGGCGAGTACGTCGACGCAAGCGGCGTCACGAAAGGGAAAGGGACCCAGGGCCCCGTCAAGCGGTGGGGCGTCCAGAAGCGCAAGGGCAAACACGCCCGGCAAGGCTGGCGCCGCCGCATCGGGAACCTTGGTCCCTGGAATCCGTCCCGCGTTCGGTCGACGGTCCCCCAGCAGGGTCAGACCGGCTACCACCAGCGGACGGAACTGAACAAGCGCCTCGTCGACATCGGCGACGGCGACGACGCGTCGGTCGACGGCGGCTTCGTCAACTACGGCGAAGTCGACGGACCACACGCGTTGATCAAGGGCTCGCTCCCCGGGCCGAACAAGCGTCTCGTGCGCTTCCGCCCGGCGATCCGACCCGGAGACCAACCGCGCCTCGACCCCGAGGTTCGGTACGTCTCCACCGCATCCAACCAGGGATAA
- the rpl4p gene encoding 50S ribosomal protein L4 codes for MDATVRDLDGDDAGTVELPSVFETDYRPDLIARAVRVAQANRKQDYGADEFAGRRTPAESFGSGRGMAHVPRQNGRGRRVPQTVKGRKAHPPKAEKDWSESINTKEKKLAVRSAIAATADADLVAERGHAFDDDTQVPVVVDDEFEDLEKTKEVVSFLEAAGLDADVERAEDGKSVRSGRGTTRGRKYKTPKSILFVTSSETGPSRAARNLAGADVATAVEVNAEDLAPGTQPGRLTVWTESALEEVADR; via the coding sequence ATGGACGCAACAGTACGAGACCTGGACGGCGACGACGCGGGGACGGTCGAGCTCCCGTCGGTCTTCGAGACCGATTACCGGCCCGACCTGATCGCCCGCGCCGTGCGCGTCGCCCAGGCAAACCGAAAACAGGACTACGGTGCCGACGAGTTCGCTGGCAGACGGACGCCGGCCGAATCGTTCGGTAGCGGCCGAGGTATGGCCCACGTCCCACGACAGAACGGACGCGGTCGCCGCGTTCCCCAGACCGTCAAAGGACGAAAGGCCCACCCGCCGAAAGCCGAAAAGGACTGGTCCGAATCGATCAACACGAAAGAGAAGAAACTGGCCGTCCGCAGCGCCATCGCGGCGACTGCAGACGCCGACCTCGTCGCCGAGCGCGGCCACGCGTTCGATGACGACACTCAGGTACCAGTCGTCGTCGACGACGAGTTCGAGGACCTCGAGAAAACCAAGGAGGTCGTCTCCTTCCTCGAGGCAGCCGGACTCGATGCCGACGTCGAACGCGCAGAGGACGGCAAGAGCGTCCGTTCCGGCCGGGGGACCACCCGTGGCCGCAAGTACAAGACGCCGAAGTCGATCCTCTTCGTCACCTCGAGCGAGACCGGCCCCTCCCGGGCCGCACGGAACCTCGCCGGGGCCGACGTCGCAACGGCTGTCGAGGTCAACGCTGAAGACCTCGCTCCCGGCACGCAGCCGGGTCGACTGACCGTCTGGACCGAAAGCGCACTCGAGGAGGTGGCGGACCGATGA
- a CDS encoding HNH endonuclease, producing MDLSSRGSHCPSMGGDRDDRPDRRGYGEGWEALRRQTLRRDGYACQRCGADDRTLQAHHVIPRAAGGPDDLENLVTLCRPCHGVIHQRNRSFDDVRDEAPLFPTPDAPDPVARMREPNDQCCSRCGVERSDPTDLVAWLEPPAGPEEPECGHLTLCKPCAGFLAESDTGCTYDDLTGVGRLQIHELSTKRLDASVRPGLFAAPQVAIRRQPRTVRERVIDDTPLRFLWNVSPVRWALVGLVLYVLVVAALGVL from the coding sequence ATGGATCTTTCGTCTCGAGGGTCCCACTGTCCGTCGATGGGTGGCGACCGCGACGACCGTCCCGACCGACGCGGCTACGGCGAGGGGTGGGAAGCGCTCCGGCGACAGACCCTTCGCCGGGACGGCTACGCCTGCCAGCGCTGTGGCGCCGACGACCGGACGCTTCAGGCCCACCACGTGATCCCACGAGCGGCGGGCGGCCCGGACGACCTCGAGAACCTCGTGACGCTCTGTCGGCCCTGTCACGGAGTGATCCACCAGCGCAACCGGTCGTTCGACGACGTTCGCGACGAGGCGCCGCTATTTCCGACGCCGGACGCGCCCGATCCAGTCGCCCGAATGCGCGAGCCGAACGATCAGTGCTGTAGCCGCTGTGGCGTCGAACGGTCGGACCCCACCGATCTCGTCGCCTGGCTCGAGCCGCCGGCGGGCCCCGAGGAACCCGAGTGCGGTCACCTCACGCTCTGTAAGCCCTGCGCGGGATTTCTCGCTGAGTCGGACACTGGCTGTACGTACGACGATCTCACAGGAGTGGGCCGGCTGCAGATCCACGAACTGTCGACGAAACGGCTCGATGCGTCCGTCCGGCCCGGGCTCTTCGCCGCACCACAGGTCGCCATCCGACGGCAACCGAGAACCGTTCGAGAACGAGTAATCGACGATACGCCGCTTCGATTTCTGTGGAACGTCTCGCCCGTTCGCTGGGCCCTCGTCGGACTCGTGCTTTACGTCCTCGTGGTCGCGGCGCTCGGGGTGTTGTGA
- the pstC gene encoding phosphate ABC transporter permease subunit PstC: protein MGGLKETAIRSVFFSCALVTVLTTLGIILVLVQGSVGFFQEVSIVEYVTGTDWSPVIQPRSFGVLPLIWGTLIITVGSALIAIPVGTATAIYLSEYADPEVRKVIKPTLEILAGIPTIVYGFFALSFITPIIQRVFPETGTFNAAAGAIVVGIMIIPMVSSLSEDAMSSVPDDLRNAAYGLGATKFEVSTSVVFPASLSGVIASYILALSRAIGETMAVTLAAGMHPQITGNPLEPIQTMTAYMVQIGISDVSVGSIGYQSLFAVGLTLFAMTLAMNLFSLWIKSRYREEYQ, encoded by the coding sequence ATGGGCGGCCTGAAGGAGACGGCGATTCGTTCGGTTTTCTTCTCGTGTGCACTCGTAACCGTGTTGACGACGCTCGGGATCATCCTCGTGCTCGTCCAGGGATCGGTCGGATTCTTCCAGGAAGTGTCGATCGTCGAATACGTCACTGGTACGGACTGGTCACCGGTCATCCAGCCACGCAGTTTCGGCGTGTTGCCGCTGATCTGGGGGACGTTGATCATCACCGTCGGCTCCGCGCTGATCGCCATCCCCGTCGGGACGGCGACGGCGATATACCTGAGCGAGTACGCCGACCCCGAGGTGCGCAAGGTCATCAAGCCGACGCTCGAGATCCTCGCGGGAATTCCGACGATCGTCTACGGTTTCTTCGCGCTCTCGTTCATCACGCCGATCATCCAGCGTGTGTTCCCGGAGACGGGAACGTTCAACGCCGCAGCGGGCGCGATCGTCGTCGGCATCATGATCATCCCGATGGTCTCGAGTCTGAGCGAGGACGCGATGAGTTCCGTTCCGGACGACCTTCGGAACGCCGCCTACGGCCTCGGTGCAACCAAATTCGAGGTCTCGACCAGCGTCGTCTTTCCGGCGTCGCTGTCGGGCGTCATCGCCTCGTACATTCTCGCGCTCTCGCGGGCGATCGGCGAGACGATGGCCGTCACGCTCGCGGCGGGGATGCACCCCCAGATCACGGGCAACCCGCTCGAGCCGATCCAGACGATGACTGCCTACATGGTTCAGATCGGTATCAGTGACGTCTCGGTCGGCTCGATCGGGTACCAGAGCCTGTTCGCCGTCGGGTTGACGCTGTTCGCGATGACGCTCGCGATGAATCTGTTTAGCCTGTGGATCAAATCGCGTTACCGGGAGGAGTACCAATGA
- a CDS encoding 50S ribosomal protein L2, whose product MGRRIFGQRRGRGTPTFRAPSHRYKAKLDHKKTEGDDVVRGTVVDIEHDPARSAPVAAIEFEDGEQRLVLAPEGITVGEEIQVGVSAEIKPGNTLPLAEIPEGVPVCNVEANQGDGGKFARASGVNADLITHDRNAAVVQLPSGEVKRLDPQCRATVGVVAGGGRTEKPMVKAGNKYHKMRARGSKWPRVRGVAMNAVDHPFGGGGRQHPGKPKSVSRNAPPGRKVGDISSRRTGRGGNK is encoded by the coding sequence ATGGGACGACGCATTTTCGGACAACGACGAGGTCGCGGGACGCCGACGTTCCGCGCTCCATCGCATCGCTATAAAGCCAAGCTCGACCACAAGAAGACGGAAGGCGACGACGTCGTCCGTGGGACGGTCGTGGACATCGAACACGACCCTGCCCGCTCCGCGCCGGTCGCAGCCATCGAGTTCGAAGACGGCGAGCAGCGACTCGTCCTCGCACCCGAGGGTATCACCGTCGGCGAGGAGATTCAGGTCGGCGTCTCCGCGGAGATCAAGCCGGGTAACACGCTCCCGCTCGCGGAGATACCCGAGGGGGTCCCGGTCTGTAACGTCGAGGCGAACCAGGGCGACGGCGGCAAGTTCGCTCGCGCCTCCGGCGTCAACGCAGACCTGATCACCCACGACCGCAACGCCGCGGTCGTCCAGCTTCCAAGCGGCGAGGTCAAGCGCCTCGATCCGCAGTGTCGCGCTACCGTCGGCGTCGTCGCCGGTGGCGGTCGCACGGAGAAGCCGATGGTCAAAGCAGGGAACAAGTATCACAAGATGCGAGCTCGGGGCTCGAAGTGGCCTCGCGTCCGTGGTGTCGCGATGAACGCCGTTGACCACCCCTTCGGTGGTGGCGGTCGACAGCACCCCGGCAAACCCAAGTCCGTCTCGCGGAACGCACCGCCAGGACGGAAGGTCGGTGACATCTCTTCACGACGAACCGGCCGAGGTGGAAACAAATGA
- the pstB gene encoding phosphate ABC transporter ATP-binding protein PstB — MTANRRDSQSVPTAEIDERGSTAAADDRPLGSPRVSNPVIESRDLDVFYGDTQALHGIEMEIPEQQVTALIGPSGCGKSTFLRSINRMNDLIDVARVDGDLYFHGKNVYDDDVDPVALRRKIGMVFQKPNPFPKSIYDNVAYGLRVQGKDDGDVDEMVRTALEQAALLDEVDGQLEESGLDLSGGQQQRLCIARAIAPDPEVILMDEPASALDPVATSKIEDLIDDLAEDYTVVIVTHSMQQAARISDKTAVFLTGGHLVEFDDTEKIFENPESQQVEDYITGKFG, encoded by the coding sequence ATGACCGCGAACCGACGGGACTCACAGTCCGTACCGACCGCCGAAATCGACGAGCGTGGGTCGACTGCTGCGGCTGACGACCGCCCGCTTGGCTCACCTCGCGTCTCGAACCCCGTCATCGAATCCCGCGATCTCGACGTCTTCTACGGGGACACCCAGGCGCTTCACGGAATCGAAATGGAGATTCCCGAACAACAGGTAACCGCGCTCATCGGGCCCTCTGGCTGTGGAAAGTCGACGTTCCTGCGGTCTATCAACCGGATGAACGACCTGATCGACGTCGCTCGTGTCGACGGCGACCTCTACTTCCACGGAAAGAACGTCTACGACGACGACGTCGATCCGGTCGCCCTGCGCCGGAAGATCGGGATGGTCTTTCAAAAGCCCAACCCGTTCCCCAAGTCGATCTACGACAACGTCGCCTACGGCCTGCGCGTCCAGGGGAAAGACGACGGCGACGTCGACGAGATGGTCCGAACCGCCCTCGAGCAGGCGGCGCTGTTGGACGAGGTCGACGGACAGCTCGAGGAGAGTGGGCTCGACCTCTCCGGTGGCCAACAGCAGCGACTCTGCATCGCTCGTGCCATCGCTCCCGACCCGGAAGTCATTTTGATGGACGAGCCGGCCTCCGCACTCGACCCCGTCGCGACCTCGAAGATCGAAGACTTGATCGACGACCTCGCCGAGGACTATACGGTCGTCATCGTCACCCACAGCATGCAACAGGCCGCGCGTATCTCGGATAAGACCGCTGTTTTCCTCACTGGCGGCCACCTCGTCGAGTTCGACGACACCGAGAAAATCTTCGAGAACCCTGAGAGCCAGCAGGTCGAAGACTACATCACCGGCAAGTTCGGTTGA
- a CDS encoding 30S ribosomal protein S8e → MQDQGRSTRKRTGGRLKNVRNRRKDELGRLPTETEVGEPRFRTVDARGNDTKTRALATNVASVNNGDETVGAEIENVVENDANPNYVRRNIITKGAVVETSEGRARVTSRPGQTGQVNAVLLEE, encoded by the coding sequence ATGCAAGATCAGGGACGCTCTACGCGCAAGCGCACCGGCGGCCGACTGAAGAACGTTCGAAACCGCCGCAAAGACGAACTCGGCCGACTCCCGACCGAGACCGAAGTCGGCGAGCCACGCTTCCGAACCGTCGACGCCCGTGGCAACGACACGAAGACTCGAGCGCTGGCGACGAACGTCGCAAGCGTCAACAACGGCGACGAAACGGTCGGTGCGGAGATCGAAAACGTCGTCGAGAACGACGCCAACCCGAACTACGTCCGCCGAAACATCATCACGAAAGGTGCCGTCGTCGAGACCTCCGAAGGCCGTGCCCGTGTGACGTCCCGTCCCGGCCAGACCGGCCAGGTCAACGCCGTTTTGCTCGAGGAGTAA